GCCGGTGGCTGTCACCGGCGACCGGGAATACGCCAGCGCCGTGGTCAAGGGACCATACACCAAGCTGGCTCCGGCCTATGCCTGGTTGGCCGGGGTCTGGGGACCGCAGTCGGGCCGGAAATTCACCGCCGAGCCGAGCCTGGAAATCTACCTCAATGATCCCAAGACCACGCCGCCCGAAGAATACCTGACGGAAATCCTCCTCGCTCTGGCCCCGGTCAGCTAGTATGCTGTGACGAGGGAACTGGAGGCGAAGAGGCCATCGGCGGCCAAAGGGACTGAGTCCCTTTGGAATCCCCTCCTGGGGTTTGTCTGATTTGACCGGGTACGCTGCCAAGTCGACGGACGGACGTTGCGCAGGAAAAGACGGGAAGAGGCTGGGACCGGGACAACCGATGATTGACTTTGATGGGATTGGTCGTGTCGCCAGCACAATGTCCCGAAATGAAACCGGCCCGGGATGCGTCAACGCGCACCCCGGGCCGGTTTTTGACTTGTCAATGCGGGCGGGCGTTCTCAGCCGCCCCCGACAGCAGCCGTGGCGATGTCCGTATTGGGCAGAATTTTCTCGCCCTTGCCCATTTGGGAAAAAACAGCCCGGGTAAGCCTGCCTGTCGAATCGAGATAGGCAGTCAGGGTAAACGGCACCATAGTCCCTCGCACCATGGCCACCAGCGGGTTGACGGCCATAAATCGCAGATCCTGAAAGGTGACGGTCGTGCCTTCCGGGGTGGCGGCGGCGGATTTGACGGGAAAATCCGTGAACCAGACATACTGGGAAAAAACCGGAGCCGTGCGGCCCAGGGCGTCAAGCTCCGCCCGCCCGGCCCGCTCGAAACGCCGCTCGGGCAGGAGCGTATCCGGCGCGGCAAGGCTCAGGCCTGTCAGCACATACCCGTCCCCTTCCTCGGCAATGATTTTCCACCACAGCGGCGCAAAGGCGTCAGGTTGGGCGATAACGGTCGTCGGCTGCTGTCCCGTGGCCACCAGCAGCGTACGGGCATGGGCGGCCACGGCCTTGCCCATGCCAAAGCCCACAGCGGGCCAGACGAGCATCACGGCCAACCCGGCCACGGCCAGTTTCTTGCGGGCCGCCGGGCGAAACGAGGCCGCCACGGCCAGGGCAATCATGGCCAGGGTGTAGATCGGATCAATGATGAACACCGAGGGGACCGACACCCGGACATCGGAAAACGGCAGAAATATCCCCGTGCCATAGGAAGTAATGCAGTCGAGAAAGAGATGGGACAGCACGCCAAAATAAAAAAGAATAAAGAGTTTGGAGGTCTTTGCCCCTCCGCAAAACCGGGCTGCAACGATGGCCAGGAGCCAGGCGAGCAGCGCTCCGCCAAGCAGGGAATGGGTGTAGCCACGATGGTGGCGCATGTACGCTTCCGCACCAAAAAACGTAACGATATTATCAACATCCGGCATCCAAGCAGCCAGAGCAGACAAGGGAACAAGGGCCTTGGTTTCAGGGAAACGATCCCGGGCGGCCTGGCCGATAAGTACCCCGGCAACGACGTGGGTGACTGGGTCCATGTGACGACTTCCTTGCACTTCAGAGACGGTTTTGTGGAGGATAGGGCTTCTTTCGCATTTGACAAGGATAGCCGCTGCGCTACATTGCCCCCCGGCGCTCTCGCGCCAAAAAATCACCCCCATCTTTTCGGAGCGATCATGGCAGACCATTCGCCGGACACCAAGGAAATGCCGGCCGAGGGCGAATTCGCCGCACTCATGGAGGCCTCTTTGGCCGAACGCGGCGGCGAAATCCACGTTGGAGACCGCATCACCGGACCCGTCATCGCGGTTACCGAGACCACTCTTGTGGTGGACACCGGCACCAAGCTCGATGGCGTGGCCGATAAAGCCGAATTTCTCGACGAAACCGGACAACTTGCCGTAAGCGAAGGCGACGAGGTTACCCTCTACGTCGTCTCTGTCCGCGGCGACGAAGTTGCCCTGTCCAAGGCGCTCACCGGCCAAGGCGGCGCGGAGGCCCTTCGGGAGGCATTCGAGAACGGCATCCCGGTCGAGGGCAAGGTAATCGCCTCGCGCAAGGGCGGATTTGATGTGGAGATCGTCCACCGCCGCGCCTTTTGTCCGGTCAGCCAGATCGATCTGGCCTTTACCGACAATCCCGAGGCCCATGTGGGCCAAATGTACCAATTCGCCATCATCACCTTTGAGCGTGACGGCAAAAACATCGTCGTGTCCCGACGCAAACTGTTGGAACAGGAACGCGTCGAGTCCGAACTGCGCTTTCTGGAGACGGTTGCCCCGGGCGACGTGGTCCCGGCCGTCATCAGCCGCATTGTGGCCTTTGGCGCTTTTGCCGAAGTGGCTCCGGGTCTTGAAGGCCTCATCCACCTCTCCGAGCTGTCCTGGTCCCGGGCCGAAAAGGCCGAGGACGTCGTGGCCATCGGCGAAGCCGTGACCGTCAAGGTCCTGGCCTTTGACCGCGACAAGAAGGGCCGTCCCCGCATCTCGTTGTCCATCAAGCAGGCCGGGGCCGATCCCTGGGACAGCGTTGACGGACAGTTCACGGTTGGGGACAAGGTCGAGGGCAAAGTGGTTCGGCTGGCCGATTTCGGTGCCTTTGTCGAGATCGCCCCGGGCATCGAGGGCCTCATCCATGTCAGTGAAATGAGCCATGTGCGCCGGGTGGCCAAGCCCTCGGACGTGGTTTCCCCGGGCGATTCCGTGACCGTGTCGGTCAAAGACATCGACCTGGCCAAGCGCCGTATCGCGCTTTCCCTCAAGGAAGCCTCGGGCGACCCCTGGCTGGCCGTGGCCGAGACCTTCCCCATCGGATCGACGGTTTCCGGCGTGGTGGAAAACCGCCAGCAGTTCGGCATCTTCGTCAATCTGGCTCCTGGCGTCACCGGGCTTTTGCCGGCTTCCAAGCTGCGCGACGCCCTGGAACCCGGGACCTATGAGAAGCTCAAGATCGGCGACACGGCCTCGGTCGTGGTGTCCGAGATTGATACCGAAAAGCGCAAGTTGACCCTCTCGCCGGTTGGCGGCCAGAAGGAAAAAGAAAACGACGACTGGAAGCGCTTCGTCAAAAAGGAAAAGGCGGCAGCTCCGAGCGGCGGCCTGAACCTCTTGGGCGACATGCTCCAGGAAGCCATGGCTAAGAAGAAAAAGTAAGCCTTTCCCTGTGCTTGGATACTCCGGGCACTGTTGCGGCGGCCCTCTCCCCGACCATTTGGCCGGGGCGTGGGCCGCTTGCGTTGTGGTCGGTTCTTTTGCAATACACCCTCGATACGACGCCGTCCCCCGGACGGACGACGCCCCCCTGGAGGTTTCATGGCTGCCGAGCCGAATAAAATCATTTACTCGATGATCCGCGTCAGCAAGTTCCACGATAAAAAGCCCATCATCAAGGACATCTCCCTGTCCTATTTTTACGGTGCCAAGATCGGCGTGCTGGGCCTCAACGGCTCGGGCAAATCCACGCTGCTCAAAATCCTGGCCGGCGTGGACAAGGATTTCCAGGGCGAGACCGTGCTCACCCCGGGCCATACCATCGGCTACCTGGAGCAGGACCCGCTGGTGGACGTCACCAAGACCGTGCGCGAAGTGGTCGAGGAAGGCGTGGCCGAGACGGTCGCGTTGCTCAAGGAATTTGAAGACATCAACGCCGCCTTTGCCGAGCCCATGGACGACGACGCCATGAATGCGCTGATCGAACGCCAGGGCGAGGTCCAGGAAAAGCTCGACGCCTGCGACGCCTGGGATCTCGACAGCCGCCTCGATCAGGCCATGGACGCCCTGCGCTGCCCGCCGGCGGACACGCCCTGCAACGTCCTGTCCGGTGGTGAGCGCCGCCGAGTGGCCCTGTGCCGGCTCTTTCTGCAAAAGCCGGACATCATGCTCCTTGACGAACCCACCAACCACCTCGACGCCGAGTCCGTGGCCTGGATGGAGCATTTTCTCCACAGCTACCCGGGCACCGTCATCGCCGTCACCCACGACCGCTACTTCCTGGACAACGTGGCCGGCTGGATTCTCGAACTCGACCGGGGCCGGGGCATCCCCTGGAAGGGCAACTATACCTCCTGGCTGGAGCAGAAGCAGGAACGCCTGCGCCAGGAAGAGAAATCCGAGAGCGAACGGTCCAAGACCCTGGCCCGGGAACTGGAGTGGG
The nucleotide sequence above comes from Desulfovibrio sp. TomC. Encoded proteins:
- a CDS encoding metal-dependent hydrolase — protein: MDPVTHVVAGVLIGQAARDRFPETKALVPLSALAAWMPDVDNIVTFFGAEAYMRHHRGYTHSLLGGALLAWLLAIVAARFCGGAKTSKLFILFYFGVLSHLFLDCITSYGTGIFLPFSDVRVSVPSVFIIDPIYTLAMIALAVAASFRPAARKKLAVAGLAVMLVWPAVGFGMGKAVAAHARTLLVATGQQPTTVIAQPDAFAPLWWKIIAEEGDGYVLTGLSLAAPDTLLPERRFERAGRAELDALGRTAPVFSQYVWFTDFPVKSAAATPEGTTVTFQDLRFMAVNPLVAMVRGTMVPFTLTAYLDSTGRLTRAVFSQMGKGEKILPNTDIATAAVGGG
- a CDS encoding 30S ribosomal protein S1; this translates as MADHSPDTKEMPAEGEFAALMEASLAERGGEIHVGDRITGPVIAVTETTLVVDTGTKLDGVADKAEFLDETGQLAVSEGDEVTLYVVSVRGDEVALSKALTGQGGAEALREAFENGIPVEGKVIASRKGGFDVEIVHRRAFCPVSQIDLAFTDNPEAHVGQMYQFAIITFERDGKNIVVSRRKLLEQERVESELRFLETVAPGDVVPAVISRIVAFGAFAEVAPGLEGLIHLSELSWSRAEKAEDVVAIGEAVTVKVLAFDRDKKGRPRISLSIKQAGADPWDSVDGQFTVGDKVEGKVVRLADFGAFVEIAPGIEGLIHVSEMSHVRRVAKPSDVVSPGDSVTVSVKDIDLAKRRIALSLKEASGDPWLAVAETFPIGSTVSGVVENRQQFGIFVNLAPGVTGLLPASKLRDALEPGTYEKLKIGDTASVVVSEIDTEKRKLTLSPVGGQKEKENDDWKRFVKKEKAAAPSGGLNLLGDMLQEAMAKKKK